In Dehalococcoidia bacterium, the following are encoded in one genomic region:
- a CDS encoding S41 family peptidase gives MPGAIKSILLVVFVILPLALGCAASKDNPQDESFSKGMQLVGEAWEAISEDYVDSPSVNAADLAEGAIRGLMEALNDPYTNYLDPEQYKEFTGELEGEFSGIGVYAAIKDGYLTVVVPIAGSPAEQAGVRPDDRILEVDGEATLGMTLEEAVAKIRGEKGTKVRLLMLHPNHDTPTEIEIIRDDIKIPSVEWEMLPGNIAHIKVTRFSDRTDVEFASALEDVVSQSATGIVLDLRDNPGGFVEDAVSVVDEFVDERLVVYALDNKGKRTEWLAEDGGLAEAIPLAVLVNNHSASASEVVAGALQDYGRGEIIGVKTFGKGSMNYIHQLSNGGAIYLTFAYWYTPDGRQISGEGIIPDIIVEMPSEDTENSDDLQLERAIELLMQ, from the coding sequence ATGCCAGGAGCAATTAAGTCAATTCTATTGGTGGTGTTTGTCATTTTGCCTTTGGCGCTTGGCTGTGCTGCCAGCAAAGACAATCCTCAAGACGAGTCCTTTTCCAAAGGCATGCAGCTTGTGGGTGAGGCCTGGGAGGCGATATCTGAAGATTACGTCGATAGCCCATCCGTAAATGCCGCTGACCTGGCAGAAGGGGCCATCCGCGGACTGATGGAAGCCCTGAATGATCCCTATACCAATTACCTTGATCCCGAACAATACAAGGAATTTACAGGCGAGTTGGAAGGAGAATTCAGCGGCATCGGGGTCTATGCCGCCATAAAGGATGGATATCTGACAGTGGTTGTCCCCATCGCCGGGTCCCCCGCCGAACAGGCAGGTGTGAGGCCGGATGACCGGATTCTGGAAGTCGATGGCGAAGCCACCCTGGGAATGACCCTGGAAGAAGCGGTGGCCAAGATCAGGGGAGAGAAGGGGACGAAGGTGAGACTCCTGATGCTCCATCCCAACCATGATACGCCGACGGAAATCGAGATCATCCGCGATGATATCAAGATTCCGAGTGTGGAGTGGGAGATGCTTCCCGGAAACATCGCTCATATCAAAGTGACCCGCTTTTCGGATCGCACCGACGTGGAATTTGCCTCTGCCCTCGAGGATGTCGTCTCTCAGAGTGCCACAGGAATTGTGCTTGACTTGCGGGATAATCCGGGGGGGTTTGTCGAGGATGCGGTGAGCGTGGTCGATGAATTCGTTGACGAGAGATTGGTTGTTTACGCCCTGGACAACAAAGGGAAAAGAACCGAGTGGTTGGCTGAAGATGGAGGTCTTGCTGAGGCTATACCCCTCGCAGTGCTGGTGAACAATCACAGTGCGAGCGCCAGTGAAGTGGTGGCCGGTGCTCTTCAAGACTATGGCAGAGGTGAGATCATCGGGGTTAAGACCTTCGGAAAGGGAAGCATGAACTACATCCACCAGCTGAGCAATGGCGGTGCAATATATCTCACTTTTGCTTATTGGTACACTCCCGATGGGCGGCAGATATCGGGTGAGGGGATCATCCCCGATATCATCGTGGAGATGCCTTCAGAAGATACTGAAAACAGCGATGATCTGCAACTGGAAAGAGCCATTGAACTTCTGATGCAATGA